The following are encoded together in the Drosophila takahashii strain IR98-3 E-12201 chromosome X, DtakHiC1v2, whole genome shotgun sequence genome:
- the Cluap1 gene encoding clusterin-associated protein 1, protein MSFKDVRDLGEHLKLLGFPRVFPLQSLANKHGSLASFHIVSELLQWLAGLMEPGATLPGGVESEEQRILLVRSATEFFVTKAAIRLNPRKLYAAAAVTAAELQKVTRLLTAPGQNEGDRDEEDQRDQYRSLNPVDIGDKMDELRKARELAADLAQRGSTIYELLSKELLNKEARMSQAQRPLELLSVERTLKNAIQASQVRLQSSRAQLEAGKVELNALGSKLQRRRAELERTRQRLEALHRIRPAHMAEFEDCEKELQQLFQRFFLRLHVRDALKSQLELRTKRATPIASPVLQKPAESSIPFIPEGLIEDDDDDLDDEDEDEDGGEAVSGLDMVVNGRSVFGLDSEIPDIRDEDKMMQQNSLTSAQGKRPGTATSRVRPTTGRSRKTVSLTGRNAAGPEGGGDARASRGSRRGGATEGEAGGTHRNGRNGPGSSMLNSRDDDSSFGSSESELDVGEIMGMSGMSGISGISGLSHIALGAGDDDFDLNSIDDISISKLTGELPLRPKTANKTEHHSDEDF, encoded by the exons ATGTCCTTCAAGGATGTGCGAG ATCTGGGGGAACACCTCAAGTTGTTGGGCTTTCCCCGGGTATTTCCCCTCCAATCCCTGGCCAATAAGCATGGCAGCCTGGCCAGTTTCCACATAGTCTCCGAGCTCCTGCAATGGCTGGCTGGTCTGATGGAACCGGGTGCCACTTTGCCCGGCGGCGTGGAATCAGAGGAGCAGCGGATTCTCCTCGTCCGTTCGGCGACCGAATTTTTTGTTACCAAGGCGGCCATACGCCTGAATCCCCGGAAACTGTATGCGGCCGCAGCGGTTACGGCAGCGGAACTGCAGAAAGTCACCCGACTACTGACGGCCCCAGGACAAAACGAAGGCGATCGCGACGAGGAGGACCAACGGGATCAGTATAGAAGCCTAAATCCCGTCGACATTGGGGACAAAATGGACGAGTTGCGTAAAGCCCGAGAGCTGGCTGCAGATTTAGCCCAGCGAGGCTCCACCATATACGAGCTGCTTTCAAAGGAGCTGCTGAACAAGGAGGCCCGGATGTCCCAGGCCCAAAGGCCCCTGGAACTGCTCAGTGTGGAGAGGACTCTGAAGAACGCCATCCAAGCCAGTCAGGTGCGCCTGCAGTCGAGCAGGGCCCAACTCGAGGCCGGAAAAGTGGAACTAAATGCGCTGGGCTCCAAGCTGCAGCGCCGCCGTGCGGAGCTAGAGAGAACGCGCCAAAGATTGGAGGCTCTGCATCGCATTCGACCGGCCCACATGGCCGAGTTCGAGGACTGTGAGAAGGAACTGCAGCAGCTTTTCCAGCGCTTCTTCCTAAGGTTGCATGTCCGCGATGCTCTGAAGTCCCAACTGGAGTTGCGTACCAAACGTGCCACGCCCATTGCCTCGCCCGTTCTGCAAAAGCCCGCCGAGAGCTCCATACCCTTCATCCCGGAGGGCCTCATTGaagacgatgacgatgatctagacgacgaggatgaggacgaggaTGGCGGCGAAGCGGTTTCCGGCCTTGACATGGTGGTAAATGGCAGGAGTGTCTTCGGCCTCGACTCGGAGATACCCGATATTCGGGACGAGGACAAGATGATGCAGCAGAACAGCCTCACTTCGGCACAGGGAAAGCGTCCTGGCACAGCCACCTCCAGAGTACGGCCCACAACGGGAAGAAGCAGAAAGACAGTCTCTCTCACAG GAAGAAACGCCGCAGGACCAGAAGGAGGTGGTGATGCCAGAGCATCCCGAGGATCCAGAAGAGGTGGAGCGACTGAAGGAGAAGCAGGTGGCACCCATCGAAATGGCCGTAATGGACCCGGAAGTAGTATGCTCAATTCACGAGATGATGACAGCAGCTTCGGGAGCTCCGAAAGTGAACTTGATGTGGGCGAGATCATGGGCATGAGTGGGATGAGCGGCATTAGTGGAATAAGTGGATTGAGCCATATTGCTTTGGGAGCCGGTGATGACGATT TTGATCTCAACTCGATAGATGACATTAGCATTTCAAAGTTAACTGGAGAACTGCCGTTGCGacctaagacggccaataaaaCAGAGCACCACAGCGATGAGGATTTCTAG